The genomic window GCGATAAGCCACTTCCTCAGGACAGGCAATCTTGAGGCCCTGCCGCTCCTCTACGACGCGAATAAAGTTCGCCGCGTCGAGCAGCGAATTATGGGTGCCCGTATCCAGCCAGGCCGTGCCGCGACTCATGACTTCCACGTGGAGATCACCGCGTTTTAGGTAGGCAAGGTTTACGTCGGTAATTTCCAGTTCACCCCGGGGCGATGGGCGAATACTTCTGGCGATATCCACAACATCGTTGTCGTAAAAGTAGAGCCCCGTGACCGCATAGTGAGACCGGGGGTTGGCGGGTTTTTCTTCGATATTGCTGGCCACCCCGTCACTGTCAAAGTCCACGACACCGTAGCGTTCGGGATCGTTGACGTAATAGGCGAAGACCGATGCGCCGCTTTTGCGCTCGGCTGCGTGGCGCAGGCTTTTTGAAAAGCCGTCTCCGTAAAAGATATTGTCCCCCAGCACCAGGCTGACAGGGCTGTCGCCCACAAAGTCGGCGCCGAGGATAAACGCCTGAGCCAGGCCATCAGGACTGGGCTGGACGGCATAGGTGATATTCACACCCCACTGCTCACCACCGCCGAGTAAGTCGGCAAAGGCTTTCTGGTCCCGGGGGGTCGTGATAATCAGTACGTCACGAATACCCGCCTCCATGAGGGTTGCCAGGGGGTAATAGATCATTGGTTTGTCATAGACCGGCATGAGCTGCTTGCTCACGGTGCTCGTGAGGGGGTGAAGTCGGGTGCCCGAGCCGCCGGCGAGGATGATGCCCTTGTAGGCCTTGTTGCTCATTGCCTTACGTCCGTAATAAAAGAGGCCTAGTATATCGGGCGTCTCCGGAGCCTGTCCCGCCACGACCCGCTGCCGTCGGCAGTTTTCCCGCAGCTTGGGACGAGGATCACAACTTGTGCCCCCGCCCGCGGTGTATACAATGCGCGGCTCTCTTTAACATCATCCCCTCGGAGCACCATGTCGGGTCCTTTGCACATTGCCCTGCTCGGCTATCGCAGCCAGCCCCATGGCGGGGGCCAGGGTATCTATCTGCATTACCTGAGCAAAGCCTTGGTGGAAGCGGGACACAAGGTGGATGTCATTTCCGGACCCCCTTATCCGGAGCTCGACCCCCGGGTACGACTCATACATATTCCAAGTCTGGATTTGTTTACCCACGGTCTGGGTTCCTTGCGTCCCCGTCACCTTTTATCTCTCAGCGACATGATCGAGTGGTGCAGCAAGCTCACCGGGGGCTTTGCCGAGCCCTATACCTTCGGGCGACGAGTGAGGAAGTACCTTCACCGGGAAGGGCGTCACTACGATCTTATCCACGACAACCAAAGCCTGAGCTACGGCGTGATGAAGCTGCAGCATGAGGGCTTTTCCGTGGTGACCACGGTGCACCATCCCATCACCCATGATCTGCGCATTGCCCTGCGCGCCGCGCGGAGCTGGTACGAGCGCCTGCTCGTGCGGCGCTGGCACTCCTTTCTCACCATGCAGGGGAAGGTGATTCGTCAGCTGCGCCATGTAATCACCGTGTCGGAGCAGTCACGACAGGATATCGCCACGGATTTTGGTCTGCCTGTGGACAGCATTGACCTGGTGTACAACGGTATCGATACGGCGGTTTTTCGCCCGCATAGCGAGATAAGGCGGCGAGAGAACCTCTTGATGGCCACCGCTTCCGCCGACGCGCCCCTCAAGGGACTGCGGTATCTCCTCAAAGCCTATGCCTCTCTTCTTCCTCGCTATCCCGACCTCGAGCTCCTGGTGGTGGGCAGGCCGCAACCCGGTGGCAAAACCGAGCAATTGCTGGATCGCCTGGCGCTTCGCGACCGCGTGCGGTTTATCTCCGGCATCAGCACGGGCGAGATGGTGCGTCATTACGCCGAGGCCACCGTGGCGGTCATACCATCGATTTACGAAGGCTTCGGTTTGCCCGCAGGAGAAGCCATGGCCTGCGCCGTGCCCGTGGTGTCTACGGACGGTGGGGCGCTCCCCGAGATCGTTGCCGACGCGGGGGTCATTGTTCCCAGCGCCAACGCTGAGGCCCTGGCAGGGGCTATAGGGGCACTTCTCGAGGACCCCTCGGAGCGGGAGCGCCTGGCTCGAGCGGGTCGCGAGCGGATTCTGAATACCTTCAGCTGGACCGTCTGTGGTGAGCAGATGGTGCGCTACTACCGGGAGGTGATCGCCGATGCAGACCGTTGATCGCAGCTACCTGCCCCTGCAGCCGGGCCAGCGCGTGCTGGATCTGGGTTGTGGCGAGGGTCGTCATGTCATTGCCGCCTGGGCCCTTGATGGCGTGGATGCGGTGGGCGTGGATCTGTCTCTCGACGATCTGGCCACGGCTCGGGAGCGCATGCGGGAGTTTCGTGGCCTTGAGGGTGGCGGCGGTCCCGGGGACTCGGCGGGGTTTCTGCTCCTCGCTGGCGATGCCCTGAAGCTCCCCTTTGCTGATGCCAGCTTTGATACGGTGATCTGCAGCGAAGTGCTGGAACATATTCCCGACTACCGCAGTGCCCTCGCTGAGATTTCCCGGGTGCTGAAACCCGGCGGCCGTTTGTGCGCCAGCGTGCCCCGCGCCTGGTGCGAGCGAATCTGCTGGGCGCTGTCCCGGGACTATCATCAGGTAATGGGCGGACACCTGCGCATCTTTGACACGCAGCGCCTGCGCACAGAGATCGAGAAGCATGGCTTTACCGCCTACTACGAGCATGGCGCCCACGCCCTGCACAGTGTTTACTGGTGGTTGCAGTGTCTGTTCTGGAAATCCCGGGAGCGCAACTGGCTGGTGCGCCAATATCATCGTTTGCTGGTCTGGGATATGATGAGCCAACCAGCATTTACACGTGTGCTTGAGCGCGCACTCAACCCCGTTCTCGGTAAAAGCGTCGTCATGTATTTTCGCAAGGGCAGCGAGTGAGCGGCCCCTACTTCACCACCGGATTATTTCCCCGGGACTTTCTCGCGCCGACCATCGCATCGATCCGCGATGCCCAGCTGTCGAATGGCGAAATCCCCTGGTCACCGGGTAACTACGCAGATCCCTGGGATCATGTGGAAGCTGCCATGGGGCTTTCCATTGGCGGTGAGTGGGAGGCGGCAAAGCGAGCCTACCGCTGGCTGGCGGAGCAGCAGCTGAGTGACGGGAGCTGGTGGGCGGCCTACCGAAACGGCGAACCGGACAACCGCGAGCGGCGGGAGACCAATTTCGTTGCCTACGTTGCCACGGGCGTCTGGCACCACTATCTCATCAGCAATGATGGCGATTTTCTTGCCGAGCTATGGCCCGTCGTTGATGGCGCCATGAGCTTTGTGATGGCCTTGCAGTCAGAGCATGGCGATATCGATTGGGCCGTCGACGAAGACGGGACTCCCCGGCCGGATGCCCTCGTAACCGGTTGCAGCTCCATCTATAAAAGTCTTGAGTGCGCGCACAATATTGCCGTGACGCTCAAGGAAGAACGTCCGGAATTTCTACGCAGCCGTAACGCCCTCGGCGAGGCCCTGCGTCATCGCCCCCAGCGTTTCGATCGCACCTGGGAGAGCAAGTCCCGCTATTCCATGGACTGGTTTTATCCCGTGCTCACGGGCGTGGTGACAGGCCCTGCGGCCCGGGCCCGCCTGGCCTCCCGCTGGGATGAGTTCGTGGAGACAGGCATGGGCTGTCGCTGCGTTGTTGAAGAGCCCTGGGTGACCGTCGCCGAATCCTGCGAGCTGGTGATGGCCCTGTTGGCGGCGGGAGATCGGGCGCGAGCGGTGGAGCTCTACAGCTGGCTCCATCAGTGGCGCAGTGATGAAGGTGATTATTGGACGGGCTACCAGTTTGCCGAGGATCTCCTGTGGCCCGACGAGCGGCCTACCTGGACCGCCGGCGCGATCTTACTGGCTGCGGATGCGTTGACCCAGCATACGGCTGCAGCACAGATTTTCACCCGCGTTGAGCTTCTCGATACCGCCGCTGTGCCGTTGTCCCGCCGCGCGACCTGAATCTCAGACCTTTAGGCTTGCTTCTGAAGCTGCCGCTCCTTGGAACCCATCAGCCCTAAAGCCGCTCCAGCACTCTGAGACTGTCTACCGCGGCGACTTCCCGAAACAGGCCCGAGGCCAGAGCAAGGCGATAGATTGTGATCGGCGCCTGCCCACCCGTTTCCGAGTCGGGATACACATCGTGAATCGCCAGACGACCGTTTCCAGGGATAAACCCGACCCAGCTCCGGTAATCCAACAAAGCCGCGTCGAGGCTGTGGCCACCGTCAATAAAGACAAGGCTCAGGGAACCCTGCCAGACCCGGGCGAACTGTGCAGAGCTGCTGAGGACGGGGATCACCGTGTCATCAAGTCCTGCGGAACGTATCGTGCTTCTGAAGTTGGCCAGGGTGCTGAAGGCGCCTGTCTCATCCACAAGCTCCGGATCATGGAACAGTTCGCCCGCCTGATGTTCTTCCGATCCGCGATGGTGGTCCACGGCAAAAAGCGTGCTCTGCGCTTTCTTGCAGCCAAGGCCCAGATACACCGTTGACTTACCGCAGTAGCTACCGATCTCCAGGGCCACGGACCCCCGAGGCATCTCCCTCGCACACTCAAAAAGCGTGTTGCCCTCCGCCGGGGAGAGAAAGCCTTTGACGCTGTTGATATCGATAGGCATGGAGACCTGGGACTGATCGGGCACGGTGTTTTTCTCAAGTTTGCCGGGGCGCTGACACTACCGATGGCCGTTGCCGCTGGCAAGCTGTGGTCGGCACCGTTTTTCACCGTTATGCTGCAGACCTCTTCCGGGTTCGGGCGTCAGTTGTGGTTCGTTTTGCCTACAGCATGCTGTTTACCGTGTTGCAGCCGTTCATCGTGCTGCGCATGCTGTTGCGTTCGCGCCGGGCGCCGGCCTACCGGCAGCGCCTGGGAGAGCGCTTCGGCTTCTTTGATGCACCCGACGATACGCGCCCCTGCATCTGGATCCATGCGGTCTCTCTCGGTGAGACGCTGGCGGCGGGGCCCCTGGTGGAGAGAATACTCAAAGAACACCCCGATCACCGGGTGATAGTGACCACCACCACGCCCACGGGATCTGCCCAGGTGAAGCGTTTGTTCGGGGAGCGGGTGTTTCATGTCTACGCACCCTGGGATACGCCCGGTGCGGTGAAGCGTTTTCTCAAACGCGCCAGGCCCCGATTGCTGATCCTTATGGAGACGGAGCTGTGGCCTAACCTTCTTTATTACGCCCAGCGCTCAGGCTGTCAGGTACTCCTCGCAAATGCCCGTCTGTCGGCGCGTTCCGCCGCGGGCTATGCCAGGGTGGAGCGACTGACGCGGGAAATGCTTGCTGCCCTTGACTGGGTTGGGGTGCAAAACGCGACGGACGGTGAACGGTTTTTGCAGCTGGGTCTGGACCCCCGGCGTCTCAGGGTGACGGGTAGCGTGAAATTTGATGTCGCCGTTGATGATGCAACGCGTTGTTCCATTGGGGAGCTCTCCCAGCAGTGGGCGCTCGGGGAGCGCTTTGTGATCATCTTTGCGAGTACCCACGAGGGCGAAGACGAGGTGGCGCTCTCTGTCTATACGGCCTTCCGCCAGCAGCATAAAAATGCGCTTTTACTCCTCGCACCGCGCCACCCGGAGCGGTTTCAGTCCGTGTACGAGCTGTGTACCCGAAACTCTTTTGAGGTCGCCCGTCGATCACAGACCGACCCGGTGGATGGCAGCACCGATCTCCTCCTCCTGGACTCCCTGGGTGAGCTGTCAGCGCTCTTTGGTGTGGCAGACCTTGCGGTCATCGGGGGGAGCTTTATCGATCGTGGCGGTCACAATCCCCTGGAGGCAGCGGCCTGGGGTATTCCCGTGCTCTGCGGGCCGTCGATGTTTAACTTTGAGGACATCACCGTCCGACTTTCGACGGCGGGTGCTCTGCAGCGCTGTGCGGATGAGCATGAGCTCCTCAGGCAGTTCGAGTTACTGGCCTCGGATGCCAGGGAAAAACGCCGCCGGGGGGCGGCGGCGCTTGAAGTGCTGGAGAATAATCGGGGCGCCCTGGACGCCCTGTGTGACGGACTGACGGAGTTACTTGGGCGCCATCCCTGAACTGGTGGGCGCTGCGGCCTCTTCCAGGAAGCTGTCCAGAGTGATGATGTCCTCGGGGCTGAGAAGACCTGCCTGCTCTTTCAGCAGCAGGGTATTGATGATGTAGTCGTAGCGGCTGTTGGCGTAGTCGCGCAGTGCGCCAAACAGCGTGTTTTGCGCATTCAGCACATCCACGATGTTCCGTGTTCCCACTTCATAACCGGCCTGAGTCGCATCGAGGGCGCTCTTTGACGAGAGAATGCTTTGCTTGCGGGCCGCAACGCGTGCTACATCGTTGACCACGGTCATATGAAGCGACCGAGCATCGGTGACGGTTTGCCGGGTGAGGTTGATACGCTGCTCCCGGGCCTGGTTGAAAAGCTGCGCGGCCCTGCGACGCTCGGCGCTGATGGCGCCGCCGGTGTACAGGGGCATGGAGAGCTCAATGCCCAAGATTGCCTGCTCGCGTTCGGAGTTGGGCGGGAAGTTAAAAATACCCGCAGGATCCTGAAAACGCGTACCGTCGGTGTTGGATTCCAGATACTGGGCATTACCGCTGATCGTCGGTGCGTGGGCCAGTCGTCGGGCCTTGGCATTCTGACGGGCCGCCTCTTCGGCGTATTGTGAGGCCTTGAGGTTGAAGTTGTTTGCAAGGGCAAACTCCACCCAGGCGCTGCGGTCCGCCGGCTCGGGTTTGTTCACTTCGAAGGACTCTACCAGCACGTCCAGAGTGTCGTGGCGCTTGCCCGTGAGGACACTGAGGTTTTCCAGTGCGACCGCAACGGCGTTCTCATCGGAGATGCGATCGACCTGGGAAAGATCGTAGGCCGCCTGAGATTCATAAACGTCCGTGATTGCAATAAGACCCACTTCGAAGCGTTGCTGGTTCTGCTCCAGCTGACGACCAAAGGCTTCTTCTCTGGCGACGGAGGCGCGAAGATTGTCCTGGGCTCGCAGGACCGCGAGATAAGCCTGCACCACGCGCACAATCAGGTTCTGCTGATTTGCGGCAAAGGTCGCCTCCACCTGTTTTGACAGCTCTTTGCCTCTTTGGAATGAGAACCACGCCGGCAGATCGAAAATGGCCTGCTGGAGCGACACCTGGTAGGTGTCCGTGTCGATATCTGTGTTATCGAAGGTGTCGCCGATAACAGGCGCGCCCGAGGGGTCAAAACCGATAATACCCGGGCTGGTGGTATCCGTATCCGAATTCTGGGTCCGGGCGCTCGCAGTGACCTGGGGCAACAGGACGGACAGGGCTGCGTTTTCATCCTCCAGGCCCGCCATGTATTGTGCTTGCTGGGCCTTGAGGGTCGCATCGTTTTCCAATGCCAGTTCGTAGATATCACGCAATGACTCGGCGCTTGCAGAGGCCGACGCCACGACGGTCGCAGCCAGAGTCAGAGAGGCGAGGAAAACCTTGCCGGGGACATTCATAATGAAATCCTTGGGTATGCGGGTTAAAGCCGGGCAAATCTTACCAGTAATGTCGACTGCTTCGCAGTGCTGAATAGTGACGAAAGCGAAGCTAGCCAGGGCTCCAATCTTAGGTGGTACACTGATTTCAATGCCAGTGACCCAGGCGCGGCCTGTCGCAATTTAGATGCATTTGATCGATTTTACTCATCAGCAGGCGACGCACAGGTAACAAATACGTGCAATCCTCAGGGATTGGTTCAGGGGGTGGTGGTAATTGTTTAGACTTGCCTCACTACAGGGGAATGAGACAGGCAGTGATTAAAGGCTCTTACAAAGTCGATTTACGCGCATTGCATGCCCTGTGCGAGGCCAATTATGCGCGTTTGCTGCGTCTTTTCTCCGACTACGAGAGCTGCAACAGCAAGCGTTTTTCCGTAGACGGTGCCCAGGTACACATCGAGGTGCTTGAGCGGAGCCGTTACACCACGCTTTTCTGCCTCAAAAGCTTCCGCAGTAATGCCCCGGAGACTGCGCGGGGAAACGAGCGGGAAAGTGATCGGGAGAGTAGCCTTGAAAGTAATCGGGAAAGCGCCCAAAAAGGGGCTGGCGAGGGCGCCAAAGACCGCGTTGAAGCGACTGAGCAGGAACCCGCGCTGAATTGGCTGACCCCTCTCATTATGGAAGCCCGGGCATACCACGATGCGGGAATGATCGAAGTCGTGCGTTTTCAGTCAGGCGGCAAAACCCAGGGCCGCTATGCCTACCCCAACCCGTCCATGCATCAGCAGGATGAAAAGAACCAACAAAACAGATTTCTTGCCGACTGGCTGTCCCACTGCCTCCATTATGGTCAGGCTGATGTCGCCGGGTTGTTAAAACCCGGGACGGAACACGCCTAGGGGCCAAGCTTTAATGAGTGATAACCCCAACAGTGTTCGTCAACTGAGTGTGCGCAGCGAGACCGTCCGGGTGGTTCAGCTCACGGACACGCATCTCAAGGCCCACGATGGGGGCAAACTGTTGGGTCTGGACACCGATTACTCCCTCCAGGCCGTGATCGACCTCGTTAACAGCGAATACCCTGATCCTGATTTTGTTCTCGGTACCGGCGATCTCGCGGATTCCGGCGCCGGTGATGCCTACAATCGGCTCATCGGCTACTTCGATCAGGTGAGTACCGAGCATTTCTGGCTGCCAGGCAATCACGATCTGCGCGAGGTGATGGCCGATGTGGGTGGCGCCCGACGTCTCCCGGGAGAGATACGCGTGGGAGCCTGGCAGATCGTCATGCTCGACTCCCAACTGCCCGGTGAAGTCGGCGGGCACCTCGGTCGCGGAGAATTGCAGCGCCTTGAGGAATGTCTCGCGGCGAGCGCCGAGGCAGGTTTGTATACGCTGATTTGCATGCACCATCAGCCGGTCCCCGTGGGTTGCGACTGGCTGGACGAGCAAATGGTGTCCGACGCGGACTCCTTTTTCGAAATTCTGGGTCGCTATCCCCAGGTGCGGGGGGTCTTATGGGGTCATGTGCACCAAGCCCTTGATCAGCGCTGTGAAGATCTCCGACTCCTGTGCACACCCTCAACCTGCGTTCAGTTTCTCCCAAAGCAAACGGATTTCGCCGTCGATAGCCGGGCACCGGGATACCGCTGGCTGGAGTTGGAGCCCGACGGCACTATCCGTACCGATGTTTCCCGTGCGGAGTCGCAGATCTTCCCCGTCGATAAAGAAGCGTCCGGTTATCTGTAATCCGTGATCGGAGCCTCGATCTGTACCTGGGCGACAGAACCCCAACGCTCACGGAAAAATTCAAAGAGGTCGCCCGCATGGCCACGGTAGCTTTTCGTCAATTCCGATGCGCCCTTACGGGCTTTTTAGCGCTGGGTGTTGCATCGATCATTTCTTCCGCCGATGCAGCTGATGCAGGTAAAGCGCCCATCGAAATACGCGTCGCGGTCCTGGTGAATTTCGAGGTCGGAGACGATCGGGGTGATGCCCCTGGTGAATTCCAGGCTTGGCGTGAGCGCGGGCTGGACAATCAGCCTCTGGACGAATGTTTTGACCTGCCTTTCAGTACCCACGAAGCCTGCGTAGATCGCGAGAGCGGCCTGTTAGTCACCTTTACCGGCCTTACTCAGGATCGGGCCGCGGCCAGCGTCATGGCCCTGGGTTTGGATGAGCGCTTCGACTTTTCCCATAGCTACTGGATCATTGGCGGTATCGCCGGTATCGACCCCGGCGATGGCACCTTGGGATCCGCCGTGTGGGGTAACTACGTGGTGAATGGCGACTGGGCCCACGAGATTGATGCCCGGGAGATGCCTGAGGACTGGAAGACCGGCTATTTCCCCTTTATGACCGGCGAGCCCTACCCCCAGCCCCGCGCCGATGACACGGGTAAGGTTTTTGCGCTGAACCAAAAGCTCGCCGCATGGGCCTATGAGGAGAGCGTCGGCGTCAAGCTCTTTGACAACGCCGCGGCGAAGGCCTTGCGCGACGAGTATCAGGGCTTTCCGCAGGCCCTTGCCCCACCGAAGATCATGCGTGGTGACAATCTCTCTGCCAGTACCTTCTGGCACGGGCGTTATCTCAACGAATGGGCCAACGACTGGGTCGCCTACTGGACCGAGGGTGACGGTGAGTTCGTGACCACCGCCGTTGAGGACAGCGGCATTCTCGAAGCCCTGCGCTTTCTGGATGGTGGCGGGCGTGTGGACTTTGACCGGATCATGCTGTTGCGCACGGCGAGTAATTTCTCCATGCAGCCGCCCGGCATGACGGCCGTGGAAAGTCTCACACGGGAGACCGAGGGGTTCGGCGGCATGCTGCCCGCGGTGGAAAACCTCTGGCGGGTCGGCAGTAAGGTCGCAGGAACACTGATCGCAGATTGGGAGCAATACCGCACCACGCCGCCGGGCAATTGAGGCAGGAGCACGAGGGTAAAAGGTCGAATGACGCATCCGACCCCTTAAACCTCGGTGTTTGTGATCTTGCCGTGTACAATGCCGCGATCTTTTTCATCAGGCGATTATTACCGCAGTGAGCGATTACTCTTCTGACTCCATCGAGGTCCTCACGGGCCTGGAACCGGTGCGCAAGCGACCGGGAATGTATACCGACACCACGCGCCCCAACCATCTTGCCCAGGAGATTATCGACAACAGTGTCGATGAAGCCCTGGCGGGTTTCGCCCGGCAGATAGACGTGATTCTTCATACTGATGGCTCTCTTTCCGCCTGTGATGATGGTCGTGGCATGCCTGTGGACATGCACCCTGAGCAGAAAAAACCCGGGGTCGAGGTGATTCTCAGCACCCTGCACGCCGGCGGTAAGTTCTCCAGCAAGAACTACCAGTTCAGCGGCGGACTCCACGGTGTGGGAGTCTCGGTGGTCAACGCCCTCTCAAAACAGCTCACGGTCACCATCCGTCGCGACGGCCAGGTGCATGAGATGAGCTTTGCCGGCGGCGAGAAAACATCGGAACTCAAGGTTATCGATAGCTGTGGTAAGCGGAACACGGGCACCATGGTGCGCTTTACACCGGATCCCCAGTATTTCGACTCCATCAATTTTTCTGTACCCCGGCTGATGCACGTGCTGCGGGCAAAAGCGGTGTTGTGCCCGGGACTTCGCGTCACCTTTCTCGATGAAAAGAAAAACGAGAAAGAAGAGTGGTTTTACGAAGACGGCCTTACGGACTATCTGCTGTCTGCAACGGAAGGCTTTCCTACGGTCCCCGCGGCGCCTTTTACCGGTAGCTTTAGTGGCAGTACCGAGGCCGTTGACTGGGCCGTGCAGTGGTTACCCGAAGGCGGCGAGCTGATCACCGAATCCTACGTAAACCTTATTCCCACGGCGCAGGGCGGCACTCACGTAAACGGGCTGCGTACGGGCTTGCTGGATGCCATGCGCGAGTTTTGTGAGTTGCGCTCCCTGCTGCCGCGAGGCGTCAAGCTTGCTCCTGACGACATCTGGGAGCGCTGCAGCTATGTGCTCTCTTCCAAGTTAGAGGATCCGCAATTCTCCGGGCAGACCAAGGAGCGCCTCAGCTCCCGGGAAGCCGCTGCCTTTGTATCCGGTGTGGCAAAAGACGCTTTCAGTCTCTGGCTCAACCAGCATACCGGTGATGCGGAAGCATTGGCAGAGCTGTGTATCAATACGGCTCAGCGCCGTTTGCGCAGTGCCAAAAAGGTTGTGCGCAAAAAGGTTAGTGCCGGTCCTGCGCTCCCGGGCAAGCTCGCGGACTGCTCCGGAGAAGATATCTCGCGTACGGAGCTGTTTTTAGTCGAAGGTGACTCTGCCGGAGGTAGTGCAAAGCAGGCCCGGGATCGCGAAACCCAGGCGATTCTGCCCCTGCGCGGCAAGATTCTGAACACCTGGGAGGTCGACTCCCAGGAGATTCTCGCCTCCCAGGAAGTACACAATATTTCCGTAGCGCTGGGCATTGATCCGGCAGATGACGATCTCACGGGCCTGCGCTACGGCAAGGTCTGCATTCTCGCGGATGCGGATTCCGATGGCCTGCATATCGCGACGCTGATCTGCGCGCTGTTTGTGCGTCATTTCCGCGCCCTGGTATCTGCAGGGCATGTGTATGTGGCGATGCCGCCGCTGTACCGGATCGATATCGGTAAAGAGGTCTTCTACGCGCTGGATGAGGGCGAGAAACAGGGCATTCTTGATCGTATCGAGGCCGAGAAAAAACGCGGCAAGGTGAACGTACAGCGTTTTAAGGGTCTGGGCGAGATGAATCCCTTGCAGCTGCGCGAAACAACCATGAGCGCTGATACGCGACGTCTGGTGCAGTTGCGTCTGGAAGCCGGTGACGAAACCAACGAAGTGCTGGATATGCTGCTGGCAAAAAAGCGCGCGGGAGACCGCAAGTCCTGGCTTGAGACCAAGGGCGACCTGGCGGAAGTTTTGTGAGTGTAAATGTACGCATAATTCACTAATTTGAACTCATATCTCTATAAAAACGAACGCAAAGGCCGCAAAAACGGGTGTTTTACGGCCGCCATTCTTCTCCTCTACATCGGTCATAGCTCATACAGCATCGTTCTATCCGCCTTGGTCTGAATGAAACATCACCCTCTTGGGATGATTACGCGCCGTCAGCGCAATCTCCAAAGCAGCGGTTACAAGATCGGCATGAGGTCTTGTGGTAATTGAAGATCCAACGATCAATGCGGTAACCATGGTCGCGCATCTGACCCTGCAATGTTCGACTGCCTGCAGATCCTATTGGCCGGTTGCGGCGAATACG from Congregibacter litoralis KT71 includes these protein-coding regions:
- the rfbA gene encoding glucose-1-phosphate thymidylyltransferase RfbA, giving the protein MSNKAYKGIILAGGSGTRLHPLTSTVSKQLMPVYDKPMIYYPLATLMEAGIRDVLIITTPRDQKAFADLLGGGEQWGVNITYAVQPSPDGLAQAFILGADFVGDSPVSLVLGDNIFYGDGFSKSLRHAAERKSGASVFAYYVNDPERYGVVDFDSDGVASNIEEKPANPRSHYAVTGLYFYDNDVVDIARSIRPSPRGELEITDVNLAYLKRGDLHVEVMSRGTAWLDTGTHNSLLDAANFIRVVEERQGLKIACPEEVAYRMGYINAADLQALAAPLIKSGYGEYLMGLLREEGAVRNAI
- a CDS encoding glycosyltransferase family 4 protein — translated: MSGPLHIALLGYRSQPHGGGQGIYLHYLSKALVEAGHKVDVISGPPYPELDPRVRLIHIPSLDLFTHGLGSLRPRHLLSLSDMIEWCSKLTGGFAEPYTFGRRVRKYLHREGRHYDLIHDNQSLSYGVMKLQHEGFSVVTTVHHPITHDLRIALRAARSWYERLLVRRWHSFLTMQGKVIRQLRHVITVSEQSRQDIATDFGLPVDSIDLVYNGIDTAVFRPHSEIRRRENLLMATASADAPLKGLRYLLKAYASLLPRYPDLELLVVGRPQPGGKTEQLLDRLALRDRVRFISGISTGEMVRHYAEATVAVIPSIYEGFGLPAGEAMACAVPVVSTDGGALPEIVADAGVIVPSANAEALAGAIGALLEDPSERERLARAGRERILNTFSWTVCGEQMVRYYREVIADADR
- a CDS encoding class I SAM-dependent methyltransferase encodes the protein MQTVDRSYLPLQPGQRVLDLGCGEGRHVIAAWALDGVDAVGVDLSLDDLATARERMREFRGLEGGGGPGDSAGFLLLAGDALKLPFADASFDTVICSEVLEHIPDYRSALAEISRVLKPGGRLCASVPRAWCERICWALSRDYHQVMGGHLRIFDTQRLRTEIEKHGFTAYYEHGAHALHSVYWWLQCLFWKSRERNWLVRQYHRLLVWDMMSQPAFTRVLERALNPVLGKSVVMYFRKGSE
- a CDS encoding class I SAM-dependent methyltransferase, whose translation is MPDQSQVSMPIDINSVKGFLSPAEGNTLFECAREMPRGSVALEIGSYCGKSTVYLGLGCKKAQSTLFAVDHHRGSEEHQAGELFHDPELVDETGAFSTLANFRSTIRSAGLDDTVIPVLSSSAQFARVWQGSLSLVFIDGGHSLDAALLDYRSWVGFIPGNGRLAIHDVYPDSETGGQAPITIYRLALASGLFREVAAVDSLRVLERL
- the waaA gene encoding lipid IV(A) 3-deoxy-D-manno-octulosonic acid transferase: MVRFAYSMLFTVLQPFIVLRMLLRSRRAPAYRQRLGERFGFFDAPDDTRPCIWIHAVSLGETLAAGPLVERILKEHPDHRVIVTTTTPTGSAQVKRLFGERVFHVYAPWDTPGAVKRFLKRARPRLLILMETELWPNLLYYAQRSGCQVLLANARLSARSAAGYARVERLTREMLAALDWVGVQNATDGERFLQLGLDPRRLRVTGSVKFDVAVDDATRCSIGELSQQWALGERFVIIFASTHEGEDEVALSVYTAFRQQHKNALLLLAPRHPERFQSVYELCTRNSFEVARRSQTDPVDGSTDLLLLDSLGELSALFGVADLAVIGGSFIDRGGHNPLEAAAWGIPVLCGPSMFNFEDITVRLSTAGALQRCADEHELLRQFELLASDAREKRRRGAAALEVLENNRGALDALCDGLTELLGRHP
- a CDS encoding TolC family outer membrane protein; translation: MNVPGKVFLASLTLAATVVASASASAESLRDIYELALENDATLKAQQAQYMAGLEDENAALSVLLPQVTASARTQNSDTDTTSPGIIGFDPSGAPVIGDTFDNTDIDTDTYQVSLQQAIFDLPAWFSFQRGKELSKQVEATFAANQQNLIVRVVQAYLAVLRAQDNLRASVAREEAFGRQLEQNQQRFEVGLIAITDVYESQAAYDLSQVDRISDENAVAVALENLSVLTGKRHDTLDVLVESFEVNKPEPADRSAWVEFALANNFNLKASQYAEEAARQNAKARRLAHAPTISGNAQYLESNTDGTRFQDPAGIFNFPPNSEREQAILGIELSMPLYTGGAISAERRRAAQLFNQAREQRINLTRQTVTDARSLHMTVVNDVARVAARKQSILSSKSALDATQAGYEVGTRNIVDVLNAQNTLFGALRDYANSRYDYIINTLLLKEQAGLLSPEDIITLDSFLEEAAAPTSSGMAPK
- a CDS encoding DUF1249 domain-containing protein, which codes for MIKGSYKVDLRALHALCEANYARLLRLFSDYESCNSKRFSVDGAQVHIEVLERSRYTTLFCLKSFRSNAPETARGNERESDRESSLESNRESAQKGAGEGAKDRVEATEQEPALNWLTPLIMEARAYHDAGMIEVVRFQSGGKTQGRYAYPNPSMHQQDEKNQQNRFLADWLSHCLHYGQADVAGLLKPGTEHA
- the cpdA gene encoding 3',5'-cyclic-AMP phosphodiesterase — protein: MSDNPNSVRQLSVRSETVRVVQLTDTHLKAHDGGKLLGLDTDYSLQAVIDLVNSEYPDPDFVLGTGDLADSGAGDAYNRLIGYFDQVSTEHFWLPGNHDLREVMADVGGARRLPGEIRVGAWQIVMLDSQLPGEVGGHLGRGELQRLEECLAASAEAGLYTLICMHHQPVPVGCDWLDEQMVSDADSFFEILGRYPQVRGVLWGHVHQALDQRCEDLRLLCTPSTCVQFLPKQTDFAVDSRAPGYRWLELEPDGTIRTDVSRAESQIFPVDKEASGYL